In one Bradyrhizobium cosmicum genomic region, the following are encoded:
- a CDS encoding LysR family transcriptional regulator — protein sequence MQLESTLIRYFREVYRLKSIRHASSSLNVAPSAVSRQISRLEQMVGVPLFERLPRGVAPTEAADTLARFSRNFLLDVERLRGEIDSLRGLQRGHIRIMANEGLVDYLLTRTVVSFHKRFPGITYELEVAGTSAITRSLHDGTGDIGLVFNAEADELLSFAAHIHDPLCAVVAPGHPLARAPSLDLSEVVGHTLAVPEKTFGIRRLIDSAVSARRLHLSPTLETNSIAALKGFARYGGGVTFLPTLPTLQELESCALVSIPIVEDSFQRASHDVCVMAGRRLPLAVSAFVDMLKVEADRASASDRPH from the coding sequence TTGCAGCTTGAGTCAACGCTCATCCGCTATTTCCGGGAGGTGTATCGGCTGAAGTCGATACGGCACGCATCGTCCTCCCTGAATGTCGCGCCCTCGGCCGTCAGCAGGCAGATCTCGCGGCTGGAGCAGATGGTCGGTGTGCCGCTGTTCGAGCGGCTGCCGCGCGGCGTGGCCCCGACCGAAGCGGCTGACACGCTGGCGCGCTTCTCCCGCAATTTCCTGCTGGATGTCGAGCGGCTGCGCGGCGAGATCGACTCGCTGCGCGGTCTGCAGCGCGGCCATATTCGCATCATGGCGAACGAGGGACTCGTCGACTATTTGCTGACCCGGACTGTCGTTTCGTTTCACAAGCGGTTTCCGGGCATCACTTACGAGCTCGAGGTCGCCGGCACCTCCGCCATCACGCGCAGCCTGCACGACGGCACCGGCGACATCGGCCTCGTCTTCAATGCGGAGGCCGACGAGCTCCTGAGCTTCGCCGCGCACATTCACGACCCGCTCTGTGCCGTGGTGGCGCCAGGCCATCCGCTTGCGCGGGCGCCGTCGCTCGACCTGTCGGAAGTGGTCGGCCACACCTTGGCCGTACCGGAAAAGACCTTCGGGATTCGCCGGCTGATCGACTCCGCCGTCAGCGCAAGACGGCTGCATTTGTCGCCGACGCTGGAAACCAATTCCATCGCGGCCTTGAAGGGCTTCGCCCGCTACGGCGGCGGCGTCACCTTCCTGCCGACATTGCCGACCCTGCAGGAGCTCGAAAGCTGCGCTCTCGTCAGCATTCCGATTGTCGAGGACTCCTTCCAGCGCGCATCGCACGACGTCTGCGTCATGGCCGGCAGGCGGCTGCCTCTGGCGGTCAGTGCGTTCGTTGACATGCTGAAGGTGGAAGCCGATCGTGCTTCGGCGTCGGATCGACCGCACTAA
- a CDS encoding DUF3830 family protein, whose translation MPKLLFSFARGGSFTANVMADKAPKTWATLRAHLPVTVKAYNARWTGRETHIKLDVPNKPPRENQILNAGLGDVIYACEWSDRDVTGFEAIGWFYGTETVRDWRGESRVNLFARVNQSQWPFLEEVGLRTWREGGEDCTVTVVED comes from the coding sequence ATGCCCAAGCTATTATTCAGTTTTGCCCGCGGGGGCAGCTTCACGGCGAACGTGATGGCCGACAAGGCTCCCAAGACCTGGGCGACGCTGCGCGCCCACCTCCCCGTCACCGTCAAGGCCTACAACGCGCGTTGGACGGGGCGGGAGACCCACATCAAGCTCGACGTGCCCAACAAGCCGCCGCGCGAGAACCAGATCCTCAACGCGGGGCTCGGGGACGTCATCTACGCGTGCGAGTGGTCCGATCGCGACGTAACCGGCTTCGAGGCCATCGGCTGGTTCTACGGGACCGAGACGGTGCGCGACTGGCGCGGCGAGTCGCGCGTCAACCTTTTCGCCCGCGTCAATCAGAGCCAGTGGCCGTTCCTGGAGGAAGTGGGCCTGCGCACGTGGCGCGAGGGCGGTGAAGATTGCACGGTCACCGTCGTCGAGGACTAG
- a CDS encoding ABC transporter substrate-binding protein, with protein MSSRRTISVLAAMAVTLATSTSAFAQGKTLRIGMTASDIPKTHGQPDQAFEGNRLTGLTMYDALTAWDYKTGTKIMPVLATEWAVSPDDKTKWTFKLRSDVTFKDGSPFNADAVVWNVQKVLDKTAQQFDQSQVGWTVPRMPTLRSARKIDDTTVEFTTSEPDSFLPLNLANLFMASPAHWRAKLAAVPAEVTDPAQRSAKAWEQFAKDPSGTGAFTLARFVPRERLELVRNDKYWDKSRVPKIDRIVMIPLPDVTSRTAALLAGQVDFVEAPAPDAVASIRARGFNIATSQSAHVWPWQPSLLPGSPWQDKRVRQAANLCIDRNDLVALNGGIAEPALGMMRSGHPWFGKPTFKLRYDPDEGRRLMKDAGYSDGKLATVKVITAISGSAMMQPLPMNELIQEAFRKCYIDVKIEVLEWGTLFTNWREGPTAASARGANTTNVSIATIDPFFALARFADSRMAPPVSNNWGSINDPELDRLSRAARTTFEPEARDLALSKVHERLVDEAMFIFFVHEVAPRVLSPRITGFSAPNGYYIDWAALDMKPE; from the coding sequence ATGAGTTCCCGTCGCACCATTTCCGTCCTCGCCGCCATGGCGGTCACGCTTGCCACGTCGACGTCGGCTTTTGCACAGGGCAAGACTCTCCGGATCGGAATGACGGCCAGCGACATTCCGAAGACTCATGGCCAGCCGGACCAGGCCTTCGAGGGCAACCGCCTGACCGGCCTCACGATGTACGACGCCCTCACCGCCTGGGACTACAAGACCGGCACCAAGATCATGCCGGTTCTCGCCACCGAATGGGCGGTGAGCCCGGACGACAAGACGAAATGGACCTTCAAGCTGCGGTCCGACGTGACGTTCAAGGACGGTTCTCCCTTCAACGCCGACGCCGTGGTGTGGAACGTCCAGAAGGTTCTGGACAAGACCGCGCAGCAATTCGACCAGAGCCAGGTCGGCTGGACCGTTCCGCGCATGCCGACGCTGCGATCCGCTCGCAAGATCGACGACACGACGGTCGAATTCACGACCTCGGAGCCGGACTCCTTCCTGCCGCTCAACCTCGCCAATCTGTTCATGGCCTCGCCTGCGCATTGGCGCGCCAAGCTGGCCGCGGTGCCGGCTGAGGTCACCGACCCGGCGCAGCGCTCTGCAAAAGCCTGGGAGCAATTTGCCAAGGATCCGTCAGGCACCGGCGCGTTCACCCTCGCACGCTTCGTGCCGCGGGAACGGCTCGAGCTCGTCCGCAATGACAAATATTGGGACAAGAGCCGCGTGCCCAAGATCGATCGCATCGTCATGATCCCGCTGCCGGACGTCACGTCGCGGACGGCTGCGCTGCTCGCCGGCCAAGTCGATTTCGTGGAAGCACCGGCACCTGATGCCGTGGCGTCGATCCGCGCCCGCGGCTTCAACATCGCGACCAGCCAAAGCGCTCATGTGTGGCCCTGGCAGCCATCCCTGCTGCCCGGTTCGCCCTGGCAGGACAAGCGCGTGCGGCAGGCGGCCAATCTCTGTATCGATCGCAACGATCTTGTCGCGCTGAACGGCGGCATTGCGGAGCCGGCGCTCGGCATGATGCGCAGCGGACATCCCTGGTTCGGCAAGCCGACCTTCAAGCTGCGCTACGATCCCGACGAAGGCCGCCGTCTCATGAAGGACGCCGGCTATTCGGACGGCAAGCTCGCAACCGTCAAGGTCATCACGGCGATCTCCGGTTCTGCGATGATGCAGCCGCTGCCGATGAACGAGCTGATCCAGGAAGCGTTCCGGAAGTGCTACATCGACGTCAAGATCGAGGTTCTCGAATGGGGCACGCTGTTCACGAACTGGCGTGAAGGTCCGACGGCCGCCTCTGCGCGCGGCGCCAACACGACCAACGTGTCGATCGCGACCATCGATCCGTTCTTCGCGCTGGCGCGCTTTGCGGATTCACGCATGGCGCCCCCGGTGTCGAACAATTGGGGCTCCATCAACGATCCGGAACTGGATCGTCTGTCCAGAGCCGCACGGACGACGTTCGAGCCCGAGGCGCGCGATCTTGCTCTCTCGAAGGTGCATGAACGGCTCGTGGACGAAGCCATGTTCATCTTCTTCGTGCACGAGGTCGCACCAAGAGTGCTGTCGCCTCGCATCACCGGCTTCTCGGCGCCCAATGGCTATTACATCGACTGGGCGGCACTGGACATGAAGCCGGAATAG
- a CDS encoding GNAT family N-acetyltransferase — translation MQVRPAAAGEVDHLALVWHDAWHESHAHLAPPELVRLRTVPSFRDRLAVKLPDVCVVGPAGAPLGFCALKGDELNQLFVSAEARGSGVAAALIADAEARLAARGVELAWLACAVGNARAARFYEKSGWRNAGTFMMFSETSNGPFPVEQWRFEKRLTPSA, via the coding sequence ATGCAGGTGCGTCCCGCTGCTGCCGGTGAGGTCGATCATCTCGCGCTAGTCTGGCACGACGCCTGGCATGAGTCGCATGCGCATCTGGCGCCGCCCGAGCTGGTCCGGCTCCGGACCGTTCCAAGCTTTCGCGACCGGCTCGCGGTCAAGCTTCCCGATGTCTGCGTCGTCGGCCCAGCCGGTGCGCCACTCGGCTTCTGCGCCCTCAAGGGAGACGAACTGAATCAGCTCTTCGTGTCGGCCGAAGCCCGCGGCTCGGGTGTGGCCGCGGCGCTGATCGCCGATGCGGAAGCGCGGCTCGCCGCGCGTGGCGTGGAGCTGGCCTGGCTGGCATGCGCGGTCGGCAACGCGCGGGCCGCGCGATTCTACGAGAAGAGCGGCTGGCGCAATGCCGGCACCTTCATGATGTTCTCGGAGACCTCGAACGGGCCGTTCCCGGTCGAGCAGTGGCGCTTCGAGAAGCGGCTTACACCTTCCGCGTGA
- a CDS encoding GNAT family N-acetyltransferase, translated as MTDLSLTIHPEAAGDAQAIERLHERTFGPGRFVLSAYRIREHVDHLLELSFTAHIGTLLVGSVRQLPILIGETPALMLGPLTVEPPFRSRGVGRLLLERALKDAREKGHRLVLLVGDEPYYSRVGFKRVDKGRITMPGPVDAARILVFELVDGAFAGVSGPVGPDWSKARAG; from the coding sequence ATGACCGATCTCTCGCTCACCATCCATCCCGAAGCCGCCGGCGACGCCCAGGCGATCGAACGGCTGCACGAACGTACCTTCGGCCCCGGCCGCTTCGTGCTCAGCGCCTACCGTATCCGCGAGCATGTCGACCATCTGCTCGAATTGTCCTTCACGGCGCATATCGGCACGCTGCTGGTCGGCTCGGTCAGGCAATTGCCGATCCTGATCGGCGAGACGCCGGCGCTGATGCTCGGGCCGCTCACCGTCGAGCCGCCGTTCCGCAGCCGCGGCGTCGGCCGTCTGTTGCTGGAGCGCGCGCTGAAGGACGCCAGGGAAAAGGGGCACCGCCTCGTGCTGCTGGTCGGCGACGAGCCCTATTACAGCCGCGTCGGCTTCAAGCGGGTCGACAAGGGCCGCATCACCATGCCGGGCCCGGTCGATGCCGCCCGCATCCTGGTGTTCGAGCTGGTCGACGGCGCCTTCGCAGGCGTATCGGGACCGGTCGGACCCGACTGGAGCAAGGCGCGGGCAGGCTAG
- a CDS encoding glycosyltransferase family 2 protein, which produces MPRILLIIPCFNEEASIGGLLSEIAAIGRGYHTLVVDDGSSDATCAVATCRSPVARLAQNLGIGGAVQTGIKYAARQDFDFCIQIDGDGQHDPRAIETLLDAYRSHPTNITIGSRFIDHSGFCSTPMRRAGIRLIVLALNGLFTGGRITDPTSGMRLLDRSAIAFFARSYPADFPEPISLAWAMRAGLTVSEVPVEMRARKAGVSSIDGLKSASYMIRVLGYILLARLVRAP; this is translated from the coding sequence GTGCCGCGGATCCTGCTCATCATTCCCTGCTTCAACGAGGAGGCCTCGATCGGCGGTCTCCTCAGCGAGATCGCCGCGATCGGCCGCGGCTACCACACCCTAGTCGTCGACGACGGCTCGTCCGACGCGACGTGCGCGGTGGCAACCTGCCGCTCGCCCGTCGCCCGCCTCGCGCAGAATCTCGGCATCGGCGGCGCCGTGCAGACCGGCATCAAATACGCGGCGCGGCAGGATTTCGATTTCTGCATCCAGATCGACGGCGACGGACAGCATGATCCGCGCGCGATCGAAACGCTGCTCGATGCCTATCGCAGCCACCCGACCAACATCACCATCGGAAGCCGCTTCATCGACCATTCCGGCTTCTGCTCGACGCCGATGCGCCGCGCCGGCATCAGGCTGATCGTGCTTGCGCTCAACGGGCTCTTCACTGGCGGCCGCATCACCGATCCGACCAGCGGCATGCGGCTGCTCGACCGCTCGGCCATCGCCTTCTTCGCCAGGTCCTATCCTGCTGATTTTCCGGAGCCAATCTCGCTCGCCTGGGCGATGCGCGCGGGGCTGACCGTCAGCGAGGTCCCGGTCGAGATGCGGGCGCGGAAGGCCGGCGTCAGCTCGATCGACGGATTGAAGTCGGCAAGTTACATGATCCGCGTCCTCGGTTACATCCTGCTCGCGCGCCTGGTGAGAGCGCCATGA
- a CDS encoding DUF2304 domain-containing protein — MTNALPSPETVVIISAFASIYMLVLLRKTLQGKFDLYDFMMLSMVAIIPAGFALFPNLAYLVSHLTGVVFPFVVMFGALFLVVFAFMHNMTARLHRLERQNCALIQEQSLLALELKAKESGRPGG, encoded by the coding sequence GTGACAAATGCCCTTCCGAGCCCGGAGACGGTCGTCATCATCTCCGCCTTCGCGTCGATCTACATGCTGGTACTGCTGCGCAAGACGTTGCAGGGCAAGTTCGATCTCTATGACTTCATGATGCTGTCCATGGTGGCGATCATACCGGCGGGCTTCGCGCTGTTTCCAAACCTGGCCTATCTGGTCAGCCATCTGACCGGCGTCGTGTTTCCGTTCGTCGTGATGTTCGGCGCGCTGTTCCTGGTGGTGTTCGCTTTCATGCACAACATGACGGCGCGGCTGCACCGGCTGGAGCGGCAGAACTGCGCGCTGATCCAGGAGCAGAGCCTGCTGGCGCTGGAACTGAAGGCGAAAGAGAGCGGGCGGCCGGGCGGTTGA
- a CDS encoding NUDIX domain-containing protein, whose protein sequence is MGDRLNRVRRKFEPLLRRIFHAYFLLARGMTLGVRAVVLDDENRVFLVRHSYISGWYLPGGGVDLGETMEQAMRRELKEEGDIDLTGEALLHGIFLNSHVSRRDHVAVYVVRQFTQDRLPEPNHEIVECGFFAITALPDGTTHGTRQRLAEVLDGKPLMATWR, encoded by the coding sequence ATGGGGGATCGTCTGAACCGCGTCCGACGGAAATTCGAGCCGCTGCTGCGGCGAATCTTCCACGCCTATTTCCTGCTGGCTCGCGGCATGACGCTCGGCGTTCGCGCCGTGGTGCTGGACGACGAGAACAGGGTGTTCCTGGTCAGGCACAGCTACATCAGCGGCTGGTATCTGCCCGGCGGCGGCGTCGATCTCGGCGAGACCATGGAGCAGGCGATGCGGCGCGAGCTCAAGGAGGAGGGCGATATCGATCTCACCGGGGAGGCTCTGCTGCACGGCATCTTTCTCAACAGCCACGTCTCCCGCCGCGACCATGTCGCGGTCTACGTGGTCAGGCAGTTCACGCAGGATCGTTTGCCCGAACCGAACCACGAGATCGTCGAGTGCGGCTTCTTCGCGATCACGGCGCTGCCGGATGGGACCACGCATGGCACGCGGCAAAGGCTCGCGGAAGTGCTGGATGGCAAGCCGCTGATGGCGACGTGGCGTTGA
- a CDS encoding metallophosphoesterase family protein, whose amino-acid sequence MAPFTLAHLSDPHLPPLPKPRLIELAGKRALGYVNWARNRHKYQRREVLDVLVADVKAQAPDHIAVTGDLVNLALEAEFAPARAWLDDVGPPDRVTTIPGNHDAYVRATFHRFGETFAPYLAGDDGSTGFPSLRRRGPLALISLSTAVPTLPLMATGTLGREQLAALEQVLERLSAEDVFRVLLVHHPLKSDARQKRMTDSADLLALLRRHGVELILHGHDHIHSTMWFEGPNGKIPAVGVPSASALAHGGYPAAAYNLFTIEKDNAGWRCEQTVRSLESGFQIRQIKHTRLV is encoded by the coding sequence ATGGCCCCCTTCACGCTCGCCCATCTGTCCGACCCGCATCTGCCGCCCTTGCCGAAGCCGCGGCTGATCGAACTCGCGGGCAAGCGCGCGCTCGGCTACGTCAACTGGGCCCGCAACCGCCACAAGTACCAGCGCCGCGAGGTGCTCGACGTACTCGTCGCCGACGTCAAGGCGCAGGCACCCGACCACATCGCCGTCACAGGCGACCTCGTCAATCTGGCGCTCGAGGCGGAGTTCGCGCCCGCGCGGGCCTGGCTCGACGATGTCGGCCCGCCCGACCGGGTCACCACGATACCCGGCAATCACGACGCCTATGTCCGCGCCACCTTTCATCGCTTCGGCGAGACCTTTGCTCCCTATCTTGCCGGCGACGACGGCAGCACGGGTTTTCCCAGTCTGCGCCGGCGCGGGCCGCTGGCGCTGATCAGCCTGTCCACGGCGGTGCCGACCTTGCCGCTGATGGCCACGGGCACGCTCGGCCGCGAGCAGCTCGCGGCCCTCGAACAGGTGCTCGAACGGCTTTCGGCCGAGGATGTTTTCCGGGTGCTGCTGGTGCATCATCCGCTGAAGTCGGACGCGCGCCAGAAGCGGATGACGGATTCGGCGGATCTGCTGGCACTGTTGAGACGCCACGGCGTCGAGTTGATCCTGCACGGGCACGACCACATTCATTCGACGATGTGGTTCGAGGGCCCCAACGGCAAAATCCCCGCGGTCGGCGTGCCGTCGGCCTCCGCGCTCGCGCACGGGGGCTACCCGGCCGCGGCGTATAATCTGTTCACGATCGAGAAGGACAATGCCGGCTGGCGCTGCGAGCAGACGGTGCGGAGTCTGGAGTCCGGATTTCAGATCCGGCAGATCAAGCATACGAGGCTGGTTTAG
- a CDS encoding DUF4170 domain-containing protein has protein sequence MTKGSNFWVIGGEFGSMNFHKLVEGSAQVQGPFKTRTEAEDAWRTVSEENRHKAGVRFSIVEEPARVSA, from the coding sequence ATGACCAAAGGCAGCAATTTCTGGGTGATCGGCGGCGAGTTCGGTTCGATGAATTTCCACAAGCTCGTGGAAGGCTCGGCCCAGGTGCAGGGTCCGTTCAAGACCCGCACGGAGGCCGAGGACGCCTGGCGCACCGTCTCGGAAGAGAACCGCCACAAGGCCGGCGTCCGCTTCTCGATCGTGGAAGAGCCGGCGCGCGTCTCGGCCTGA
- a CDS encoding isocitrate lyase encodes MNYQPRGINALQRPASYQSEIEAAQALLETKPTWNGVKAEAVARMRLQNRFKTGLDIARYTAALMRADMAAYDADPTKYTQSLGCWHGFIAQQKLISIKKHFGGKTDRRYLYLSGWMIAALRSEFGPLPDQSMHEKTSVPALIEELYTFLRQADSRELNDIFRNLDKARKEGDKTREKELIEKIDNFQTHVVPVIADIDAGFGNAEATYLLAKKMIEAGACALQIENQVSDEKQCGHQDGKVTVPHEVFLAKIRACRHAFLELGVEDGVVVTRTDSLGAGLTQQIAVSHKPGDIGDQYNSFLDCEEVTPENARNGDVIINRNGKMLRPKRLPSNLYQFRAGTGEDRCVLDSITSLQNGADLLWIETEKPHIEQIAKMVDRIRKVVPNAKLAYNNSPSFNWTLNFRWQVYDAMKEAGKDVSKYNRAELMKPEYDDTPLAIEADERIRTFQADSAKRAGIFHHLITLPTYHTAALSTDNLAREYFGEQGMLGYVKNVQRAEIRQGIACAKHQNMAGSDIGDDHKEYFAGEAALKAGGAHNTMNQFG; translated from the coding sequence ATGAACTACCAGCCCCGTGGCATCAACGCCCTGCAGCGCCCGGCCTCGTATCAGAGCGAGATCGAGGCCGCCCAGGCGCTCCTCGAAACCAAGCCGACCTGGAACGGGGTGAAGGCCGAGGCCGTCGCGCGCATGCGCCTGCAGAACCGCTTCAAGACTGGCCTCGACATCGCCCGCTACACCGCGGCGCTCATGCGGGCCGACATGGCGGCCTATGATGCCGATCCGACCAAGTACACCCAGTCGCTGGGTTGCTGGCACGGCTTCATCGCGCAGCAGAAGCTGATCTCGATCAAGAAGCACTTCGGCGGCAAGACCGATCGCCGCTACCTCTATCTCTCCGGCTGGATGATCGCGGCGCTGCGCTCCGAGTTCGGACCGCTGCCCGACCAGTCGATGCACGAGAAGACCTCGGTGCCGGCGCTGATCGAAGAACTCTACACCTTCCTGCGTCAGGCCGACTCGCGCGAGCTCAACGACATCTTCCGCAACCTCGACAAGGCGCGCAAGGAAGGCGACAAGACCCGCGAGAAGGAGCTGATCGAGAAGATCGACAACTTCCAGACCCATGTCGTCCCCGTCATCGCCGACATCGACGCGGGCTTCGGTAACGCCGAGGCGACCTATCTGCTCGCCAAGAAGATGATCGAGGCGGGCGCCTGCGCGCTGCAGATTGAGAACCAGGTCTCTGACGAGAAGCAGTGCGGCCACCAGGACGGCAAGGTCACCGTGCCGCACGAGGTGTTCCTGGCCAAGATCCGGGCCTGCCGCCATGCGTTCCTCGAGCTGGGCGTCGAAGACGGCGTCGTCGTGACCCGCACCGACTCACTAGGCGCCGGCCTCACGCAGCAGATCGCCGTCAGCCACAAGCCGGGCGATATCGGCGATCAGTACAACAGCTTCCTCGATTGCGAGGAAGTGACGCCGGAGAACGCCCGCAACGGCGACGTCATCATCAATCGCAACGGCAAGATGCTGCGTCCGAAGCGCCTGCCCAGTAATCTCTACCAGTTCCGCGCCGGAACGGGCGAAGATCGCTGCGTGCTCGACAGCATCACCTCGCTGCAGAACGGTGCGGACCTGCTCTGGATCGAAACCGAGAAGCCGCATATCGAGCAGATCGCCAAGATGGTCGATCGGATCCGCAAGGTGGTTCCGAACGCCAAGCTCGCCTACAACAACTCGCCGTCGTTCAACTGGACCCTCAACTTCCGTTGGCAGGTCTACGACGCGATGAAGGAAGCGGGCAAGGACGTCAGCAAGTACAACCGGGCCGAGCTGATGAAGCCGGAATACGACGATACGCCGCTGGCCATCGAAGCCGACGAGCGCATCCGCACCTTCCAGGCCGATTCCGCCAAGCGTGCCGGCATCTTCCACCACCTGATCACGTTGCCGACCTATCACACGGCAGCGCTCTCGACCGACAATCTCGCACGCGAGTATTTCGGCGAGCAGGGCATGCTGGGCTACGTCAAGAACGTCCAGCGCGCGGAAATCCGCCAGGGCATCGCCTGCGCCAAGCATCAGAACATGGCCGGCTCCGACATCGGCGACGACCACAAGGAATACTTCGCCGGCGAGGCTGCCCTGAAGGCGGGCGGCGCTCACAACACGATGAACCAGTTCGGCTAA
- a CDS encoding helix-turn-helix domain-containing protein, which translates to MPAEPGKKLFVGPRFRRIRQQLGLSQTQMAEGLGISPSYVNLIERNQRPVTAQILLRLAETYDLDLRDLATADEDRFFAELNEIFSDPLFRQIDVPKQELRDLAELCPGVTHALQRLYAAYTEARQGETLAAAQMADRDVGTRYEANPVERVRELIEANRNYFPELEQAAETLRDELNVPAEGLYAALAARLREKHSIQTRIMPVDVMRETLRRFDRHRRQLLISELVDPPGRAFQLAFQLGLGECAQALETIIGRAGPLDDAPRRLFRITLANYFAASVMMPYPAFLAAAEALNYDIHLLAQRFNSGFEQVCHRLTTLQRPNARGIPFFLLRVDNAGNVSKRFSSGTFPFSKFGGTCPLWNVHSTFDTPDRLLKQVIELPDGTRYFSIAQMVRRPVAPHPLPQPRFAIGLGCEIRHASRLVYAAGMDLEKTEGTPIGVNCRLCERENCAQRAEPPITRTLILDETTRRVSSFAFSNAREL; encoded by the coding sequence ATGCCCGCCGAGCCCGGGAAGAAACTGTTCGTCGGCCCGCGCTTCCGGAGGATCCGGCAGCAATTGGGGCTGTCGCAGACCCAGATGGCCGAGGGCCTCGGAATCTCGCCGAGCTATGTCAACCTGATCGAGCGCAACCAGCGTCCGGTGACCGCACAGATCCTGCTGCGGCTGGCCGAGACCTACGACCTCGACCTGCGCGACCTCGCCACCGCGGACGAGGACCGCTTCTTCGCCGAGCTGAACGAGATCTTTTCCGATCCGCTGTTCCGCCAGATCGACGTGCCCAAGCAGGAGCTGCGCGACCTCGCCGAGCTATGCCCGGGCGTGACTCACGCGCTGCAACGGCTCTACGCGGCCTACACCGAGGCCCGCCAGGGCGAGACGCTGGCCGCAGCGCAGATGGCCGACCGCGATGTCGGCACGCGCTACGAGGCCAATCCGGTCGAGCGCGTGCGCGAGCTGATCGAGGCCAACCGCAACTATTTTCCGGAGCTCGAACAGGCCGCCGAAACCTTGCGCGACGAGCTGAACGTGCCGGCCGAAGGGCTCTATGCCGCGCTCGCCGCGCGGCTGCGCGAAAAGCACTCGATCCAGACCCGCATCATGCCCGTCGACGTGATGCGCGAAACGCTGCGGCGTTTCGACCGTCACCGCCGCCAGTTGCTGATCTCGGAACTGGTCGACCCGCCCGGCCGCGCATTCCAGCTCGCCTTCCAGCTGGGCTTGGGGGAATGCGCGCAGGCCCTGGAGACCATCATCGGCCGCGCCGGCCCGCTGGACGACGCGCCGCGCCGGCTGTTCCGCATCACGCTCGCCAACTATTTCGCGGCTTCCGTGATGATGCCCTATCCGGCGTTCCTGGCCGCCGCCGAGGCCTTGAACTACGACATCCATCTGCTGGCGCAGCGCTTCAATTCCGGCTTCGAGCAGGTCTGCCATCGCCTCACCACGCTGCAACGGCCGAACGCGCGCGGGATTCCGTTCTTCCTGCTGCGCGTCGACAACGCCGGCAACGTCTCGAAGCGGTTTTCCTCCGGCACGTTCCCGTTCTCGAAATTCGGCGGCACCTGCCCGCTGTGGAACGTGCACTCGACCTTCGACACGCCGGATCGCCTGCTCAAGCAGGTGATCGAGCTGCCCGACGGCACGCGCTATTTCTCGATCGCGCAGATGGTGCGCCGGCCGGTGGCACCGCATCCGCTGCCGCAGCCGCGCTTCGCCATCGGCCTCGGCTGCGAAATCCGCCACGCCTCCCGCCTCGTCTATGCCGCCGGAATGGACCTCGAGAAGACCGAAGGCACGCCGATCGGCGTCAACTGCCGCCTCTGCGAGCGCGAAAACTGCGCCCAGCGCGCCGAGCCGCCGATCACGCGTACGCTGATCCTGGACGAGACGACACGGCGGGTGAGTTCGTTTGCGTTCTCGAATGCACGGGAGCTCTGA